A section of the Vitis riparia cultivar Riparia Gloire de Montpellier isolate 1030 unplaced genomic scaffold, EGFV_Vit.rip_1.0 scaffold712_pilon_pilon, whole genome shotgun sequence genome encodes:
- the LOC117910323 gene encoding uncharacterized protein LOC117910323, with product MWNIIFETWSIMHGSKAKNNTIPPAWSDDLIKKRVHAELQDYGDFGLSDVQEDKRGEDAHEDPTNPVDKVEEETSDEIIAEYNAAERQIHQLLRTMRGTIDKLAKQHNTNKTPSPSHQRGSHNQPDINESFPSPPHGSKLRMNFRRMLLFLTRLDILHYVHIDYVNVLLPYNYHTWYNHQSNFQCLHL from the exons ATGTGGAATATAATATT TGAAACGTGGAGCATAATGCATGGATCAAAGGCAAAAAACAATACGATACCACCAG CATGGAGTGATGACCTGATAAAGAAAAGGGTGCATGCAGAGTTGCAGGATTATGGTGACTTTGGACTATCTGAT gTTCAGGAAGATAAAAGGGGGGAAGATGCGCATGAAGACCCTACTAATCCAGTAGATAAAGTTGAAGAAGAGACTAGTGAT GAAATTATAGCAGAGTATAATGCAGCGGAGAGACAAATTCACCAATTGCTTCGAACAATGAGAGGAACAATTGATAAACTAGCAAAGCagcataatacaaataaaacccCATCACCTTCTCATCAAAGAGGAAGTCATAACCAACCTGATATCAATGAATCTTTCCCATCACCACCACATGGTAGTAAG TTGAGGATGAATTTCAGACGAATGCTATTATTCCTTACCAGACTAGACATCCTCCATTACGTTCATATTGACTACGTTAATGTGCTGCTGCCCTACAATTACCATACGTGGTACAACCATCAATCAAATTTTCAGTGTCTTCATCTGTAA